From a region of the Syngnathoides biaculeatus isolate LvHL_M chromosome 2, ASM1980259v1, whole genome shotgun sequence genome:
- the LOC133495734 gene encoding SLIT and NTRK-like protein 1: protein MLLWVVLLNAALCVASGNVTRDVCKEQICSCTEVEGDVHIGCEKRSFTTLQHLTGPSSHFYHLLLHGNSLSRLFPNEFANFYNAVSLHLENNGLHDIVPGAFLGLQLVKRLHINNNKIRSFRKSTFLGLDDLEYLQADFNLLREIDPAVFRDLNKLEVLILNDNLISALPINVFQHVPITHLDLRGNRIKTLPYEGILEQIPGIVEVLLEDNPWDCNCDLVSLKEWLENIPPNALIGRLICEAPTRLQGSDLNETTEEELCPSQSGWADTSLAAPPTQDETSSPVAHGGGPRPTPYKPSADASGPPTPGGQGAKSRSKSRENWQLKTKPTPGPTGVSRATEMRHNASCPQPCNCKLVGSRQGLGVNCEGKKIESLSNLKPRPLAAHELNMRDNNIHAVKKNQLLGYMSLNLFDLGGNNIKVIDNNTFQNQSELRWLYMDKNYLDSLMAEMFMGLVNLEYLSLEYNNIQLIGSGAFSPMPNLRVLFLNNNLLKSLPVDAFLGISLSKISLHNNYFSYLPVPGVLEQLNSIIQIDLHGNPWDCSCNIVPFKQWTERLGADVIVSDLKCESPEEFWKRDFRYVRNDLMCSRLYERMPPPTSLSKNSTFTLDSGTGSNSYIEPNRVSISVLVPGLLLVFVTSAFTVVGMLVFILRNRKRSKRRDGNSSASEINSLQTVCDSSYWHNGPYHADAGGHRGFDCTTHLSVTNDA, encoded by the coding sequence ATGCTGCTTTGGGTTGTCCTGCTGAACGCGGCTCTTTGTGTTGCCAGTGGGAACGTGACAAGGGACGTGTGTAAGGAGCAGATATGCTCGTGCACAGAGGTCGAGGGAGACGTGCATATCGGCTGCGAAAAACGGAGCTTCACGACGCTGCAGCACCTCACCGGGCCCAGCTCGCATTTTTACCACTTGCTGCTGCACGGCAACTCTCTGTCCAGGCTCTTCCCCAACGAGTTCGCCAACTTTTATAATGCCGTCAGCTTGCATTTGGAGAACAATGGACTGCACGACATTGTGCCAGGCGCCTTTTTGGGGCTGCAGCTGGTCAAAAGACTGCACATTAACAACAACAAGATCCGCTCCTTCAGGAAGAGTACATTTCTGGGATTGGACGACTTGGAATACCTCCAAGCTGATTTTAATCTATTGAGGGAAATTGACCCGGCTGTGTTTAGGGACCTTAATAAACTTGAAGTGTTAATACTTAATGACAACCTCATCAGCGCACTACCCATAAACGTGTTCCAACATGTGCCCATTACGCATCTCGACCTGCGGGGAAACAGAATCAAAACGTTGCCTTATGAAGGGATCCTTGAGCAGATCCCTGGCATTGTGGAGGTTCTGCTCGAAGACAACCCGTGGGACTGTAACTGTGACCTGGTTTCCCTCAAAGAATGGTTGGAGAATATACCGCCCAACGCACTCATCGGCAGGCTGATTTGTGAGGCTCCCACCAGGCTGCAAGGGAGCGACCTGAACGAGACCACTGAAGAAGAGCTGTGCCCTTCACAGAGCGGCTGGGCAGACACCAGTCTGGCGGCCCCTCCCACACAGGATGAGACCTCAAGTCCTGTGGCACACGGTGGCGGCCCACGCCCAACGCCTTACAAGCCCAGCGCAGATGCCAGCGGGCCACCAACGCCTGGCGGTCAAGGCGCCAAGAGCCGTTCCAAATCACGTGAGAACTGGCAGCTTAAGACCAAACCCACACCAGGGCCCACAGGTGTGAGCAGGGCCACAGAGATGCGACACAATGCCTCTTGCCCGCAGCCGTGCAACTGCAAGCTGGTCGGCTCCCGGCAGGGTCTGGGTGTCAACTGTGAGGGTAAAAAGATCGAGAGCCTATCTAATCTGAAGCCGAGGCCGCTGGCTGCCCACGAACTGAACATGCGAGACAACAACATCCACGCGGTGAAAAAGAACCAGCTGCTCGGATACATGAGCCTCAACCTTTTCGATCTCGGTGGGAACAACATCAAAGTGATTGACAACAACACTTTCCAGAACCAGAGCGAGCTGAGGTGGCTGTACATGGATAAGAATTATCTGGATTCGCTCATGGCAGAGATGTTCATGGGCCTCGTCAATCTGGAATATCTCAGTTTGGAATATAACAACATCCAGCTGATAGGATCAGGCGCGTTTAGCCCTATGCCAAACCTGAGGGTTTTGTTTCTCAATAACAACTTGCTAAAGTCTTTGCCAGTGGATGCGTTCCTCGGGATTTCTTTGTCCAAAATAAGCCTACATAACAATTACTTTTCCTATCTGCCTGTGCCGGGTGTGTTGGAACAGCTCAACTCCATCATTCAGATAGATTTGCACGGGAATCCGTGGGATTGCTCCTGTAACATCGTGCCCTTCAAACAGTGGACCGAGAGGCTCGGGGCTGACGTCATCGTGAGCGATCTCAAGTGCGAGTCACCAGAAGAGTTCTGGAAACGCGACTTCCGCTACGTGCGGAACGACCTCATGTGTTCCAGACTCTATGAGCGGATGCCCCCTCCCACCTCCCTGTCCAAAAACAGCACTTTCACACTGGACTCGGGCACGGGCTCAAACTCTTACATTGAGCCCAATCGGGTCTCCATTTCGGTGCTGGTCCCTGGGTTGCTGCTGGTGTTTGTCACATCCGCTTTCACTGTTGTGGGCATGCTCGTCTTCATACTACGGAACCGCAAACGGTCCAAGCGGCGAGACGGGAACTCGTCCGCCTCCGAGATCAACTCCCTGCAGACGGTTTGCGACTCATCATATTGGCACAATGGGCCTTACCACGCAGACGCAGGTGGGCACCGGGGCTTTGACTGTACAACGCACCTCTCGGTGACAAATGATGCGTAA